A region from the Vicia villosa cultivar HV-30 ecotype Madison, WI linkage group LG3, Vvil1.0, whole genome shotgun sequence genome encodes:
- the LOC131658747 gene encoding uncharacterized protein LOC131658747, whose protein sequence is MPKAIVMDRDTALMNAVAKVFASFNALLCRYHIACNMRSKVKPAVGVKQVETEGGKPVKPEVVVDQIMDAWACIASSSTKELYADAVKEKFVCAWINNVRHLGNTTTNRVESAHVTLKNWLGNSKGDLCRDWDTVNLMIKNQHNEIQTSFGQRIIMLEHRFKDNILYSQLIGNMSQARLNYIFHEAKRGETFGGDSAKCSCTITMTYGLLCACVITKKDRLGEPIRMDKVTPHWKRLSFDDDGYIEGEKSNIYITSELETIHESFSKADDNMKLYIKEH, encoded by the exons ATGCCTAAGGCGATTGTTATGGACCGCGATACCGCTTTGATGAATGCAGTTGCAAAGGTATTTGCTTCTTTTaatgcattactttgtcgatatcacataGCATGTAAtatgagaagtaaggttaaacccgCTGTGGGGGTGAAACAAGTAGAGACCGAAGGTGGTAAACCGGTGAAGCCCGAAGTGGTTGTTGaccaaataatggatgcatgggcATGTATTGCAAGCTCTTCGACAAAAGAATTATACGCCGATGCC GTGAAAGAGAAGTTTGTTTGTGCATGGATTAATAATGTCCGACACCttgggaatacaaccaccaaTAGAGTTGAGTCGGCACATGTTACTTTGAAAAATTGGTTGGGTAATAGCAAGGGTGATTTGTGTCGAGATTGGGACACCGTAAATCTCATGATTAAAAACCAACACAATGAGATACAAACCTCGTTCGGTCAGAGAATTATTATGTTGGAGCATCGATTTAAGGACAACATCCTTTACTCTCAATTGATCGGCAATATGTCTCAGGCCAGATTGAACTATATCTTTCACGAGGCCAAACGAGGTGAAACTTTTGGTGGCGATAGCGCAAAATGTAGTTGCACTATTACTATGACGTATGGTCTCCTGTGTGCTTGTGTTATTACTAAAAAGGATAGACTAGGCGAGCCAATAAGAATGGATAAAGTCACTCCTCATTGGAagagacttagttttgatgatgatggttacATCGAAGGAGAAAAATCGAATATCTATATTACTTCCGAATTGGAGACGATACATGAGAGTTTTTCGAAGGCCGATGACAACATGAAACTATACATCAAAGAGCACTAG